Proteins co-encoded in one Salarias fasciatus chromosome 4, fSalaFa1.1, whole genome shotgun sequence genomic window:
- the LOC115387462 gene encoding ran GTPase-activating protein 1-like isoform X1, producing MASDIVAQLADSLAKTGVEDGELSYKGQGRKLDDAQSVEEIVKEIQDFEGLQALRLEGNTVGVEAAQAIAKALETKSDFKRCYWSDMFTGRLRSEIPPALNSLGDALMLAGARLTVLDLSDNAFGPDGVKGIENLLKSTACFTLQELRLNNCGMGIGGGKILAASLTHCHKKSSAEASPLSLKVFVAGRNRLENDGATALAQAFQLMGSLEEVHMPQNGINHAGITALASAMQQNKALRILNLNDNTFTEKGAIAMAQALKHLASVQVINFGDCLVRPAGAKAIAETVSEGLPILKELNLSYGEITEEAALAVAQSVKGKDKLEKLDLNGNCLGEDGCVALKDAMESLNMGEILGTLSDDEGEPEDDEDEDEDDDEEDLEDVDEEELEEEEEEEEEEEEEHSTSKFSTPVSAPRPPDVSSFLSFPSPDKLLKLGANRALLIEQQVDVSDAPKTAEAFLKIASVYKEENRDVKNAVLDSIDALLRKAYSTPSFQGCSFVSSLLVLLGLIKSEDKVKPVLVVPGHLHALEHVVQQDYFPEQSVAVLEAFMSRNNKILESCGNARITLQTTLQRVKSES from the exons ATGGCGTCGGATATTGTTGCACAGTTGGCTGACTCCTTGGCCAAGACTGGTGTGGAAGATGGAGAGCTGAGTTATAAAGGACAGGGGAGAAAGCTGGATGATGCTCAGTCAG TGGAGGAGATAGTGAAGGAGATCCAGGACTTTGAGGGCTTACAGGCCCTGAGGCTGGAGGGAAACACTGTGGGTGTGGAGGCAGCACAGGCTATTGCTAAAGCCCTGGAAACAAAGAGTGACTTCAAA cGCTGTTATTGGAGTGACATGTTCACAGGTCGCCTCCGCTCTGAGATCCCACCTGCCTTG AATTCATTGGGTGATGCTCTGATGCTGGCGGGAGCCAGGCTGACGGTTCTGGACCTCAGCGATAATGCATTTGGACCAGATGGGGTGAAGGGCATCGAGAACTTGCTCAAAAGCACCGCCTGTTTCACCTTACAAGAGTTGCGGCTCAACAACTGTGGCATGGGAATCGGAGGTGGCAAG ATCTTGGCCGCTTCATTGACCCATTGCCATAAAAAATCCAGTGCAGAGGCCTCCCCCCTCAGTTTGAAAGTGTTTGTTGCAGGAAGAAACCGACTAGAAAATGACGGTGCCACCGCCCTCGCTCAAGCCTTCCAG TTGATGGGCAGCCTGGAGGAGGTCCACATGCCTCAGAATGGCATCAATCACGCCGGCATCACCGCTCTGGCCTCGGCCATGCAACAGAACAAAGCACTGCGAATCCTCAACCTGAATGAcaacactttcacagagaaggGGGCTATCGCCATGGCTCAG GCCCTGAAACACCTAGCTAGTGTCCAAGTGATAAACTTCGGAGATTGTCTTGTTCGACCAGCTGGAGCCAAAGCTATCGCAGAAACTGTTTCGGAGGGGCTGCCGATCCTCAAG GAACTTAATCTGTCATATGGAGAGATTACAGAGGAGGcggctctggctgtggctcagtcTGTTAAAGGAAAGGATAAGCTGGAGAAACTCGACTTAAATG GTAACTGTCTTGGAGAAGATGGCTGCGTAGCTTTAAAAGACGCCATGGAAAGCTTGAACATGGGAGAGATTCTGGGAACACTCAG CGATGATGAGGGAGAGCCTGAAGACgacgaggatgaggatgaagatgacgaCGAGGAAGACTTAGAAGACGTGGATGAAGAGGaattagaggaggaggaggaagaagaagaggaggaggaagaggaacacaGTACCAGCAAG TTTTCCACTCCAGTGTCGGCGCCTCGACCGCCAGACGTCTCGTCCTTCCTCAGCTTCCCGTCCCCAGACAAACTGCTGAAACTGGGAGCCAACAGAGCGCTGCTCATCGAGCAGCAG gtgGACGTTTCAGACGCTCCAAAAACAGCCGAAGCCTTCCTCAAGATTGCGTCTGTGTACAAGGAAGAAAACAGAGATGTTAAGAATGCGGTGCTGGACAGTATTG ATGCTCTTCTGAGGAAAGCTTACAGCACTCCTTCCTTCCAAGGATGCAGCTTCGTATCATCTCTGTTAGTGCTGCTCGGACTCATCAAG agCGAAGACAAAGTCAAGCCCGTGCTCGTGGTCCCTGGACACCTGCACGCTCTGGAGCATGTGGTACAGCAGGATTACTTCCCCGAGCAGAGCGTGGCCGTGCTGGAGGCCTTCATGTCCCG GAACAACAAGATTTTGGAGTCGTGCGGAAACGCCAGAATCACACTACAGACTACGCTGCAGAGAGTCAAGTCGGAGAGCTGA
- the LOC115387462 gene encoding ran GTPase-activating protein 1-like isoform X2 produces MASDIVAQLADSLAKTGVEDGELSYKGQGRKLDDAQSVEEIVKEIQDFEGLQALRLEGNTVGVEAAQAIAKALETKSDFKRCYWSDMFTGRLRSEIPPALNSLGDALMLAGARLTVLDLSDNAFGPDGVKGIENLLKSTACFTLQELRLNNCGMGIGGGKILAASLTHCHKKSSAEASPLSLKVFVAGRNRLENDGATALAQAFQLMGSLEEVHMPQNGINHAGITALASAMQQNKALRILNLNDNTFTEKGAIAMAQALKHLASVQVINFGDCLVRPAGAKAIAETVSEGLPILKELNLSYGEITEEAALAVAQSVKGKDKLEKLDLNGNCLGEDGCVALKDAMESLNMGEILGTLSDDEGEPEDDEDEDEDDDEEDLEDVDEEELEEEEEEEEEEEEEHSTSKFSTPVSAPRPPDVSSFLSFPSPDKLLKLGANRALLIEQQVDVSDAPKTAEAFLKIASVYKEENRDVKNAVLDSIDALLRKAYSTPSFQGCSFVSSLLVLLGLIKSEDKVKPVLVVPGHLHALEHVVQQDYFPEQSVAVLEAFMSR; encoded by the exons ATGGCGTCGGATATTGTTGCACAGTTGGCTGACTCCTTGGCCAAGACTGGTGTGGAAGATGGAGAGCTGAGTTATAAAGGACAGGGGAGAAAGCTGGATGATGCTCAGTCAG TGGAGGAGATAGTGAAGGAGATCCAGGACTTTGAGGGCTTACAGGCCCTGAGGCTGGAGGGAAACACTGTGGGTGTGGAGGCAGCACAGGCTATTGCTAAAGCCCTGGAAACAAAGAGTGACTTCAAA cGCTGTTATTGGAGTGACATGTTCACAGGTCGCCTCCGCTCTGAGATCCCACCTGCCTTG AATTCATTGGGTGATGCTCTGATGCTGGCGGGAGCCAGGCTGACGGTTCTGGACCTCAGCGATAATGCATTTGGACCAGATGGGGTGAAGGGCATCGAGAACTTGCTCAAAAGCACCGCCTGTTTCACCTTACAAGAGTTGCGGCTCAACAACTGTGGCATGGGAATCGGAGGTGGCAAG ATCTTGGCCGCTTCATTGACCCATTGCCATAAAAAATCCAGTGCAGAGGCCTCCCCCCTCAGTTTGAAAGTGTTTGTTGCAGGAAGAAACCGACTAGAAAATGACGGTGCCACCGCCCTCGCTCAAGCCTTCCAG TTGATGGGCAGCCTGGAGGAGGTCCACATGCCTCAGAATGGCATCAATCACGCCGGCATCACCGCTCTGGCCTCGGCCATGCAACAGAACAAAGCACTGCGAATCCTCAACCTGAATGAcaacactttcacagagaaggGGGCTATCGCCATGGCTCAG GCCCTGAAACACCTAGCTAGTGTCCAAGTGATAAACTTCGGAGATTGTCTTGTTCGACCAGCTGGAGCCAAAGCTATCGCAGAAACTGTTTCGGAGGGGCTGCCGATCCTCAAG GAACTTAATCTGTCATATGGAGAGATTACAGAGGAGGcggctctggctgtggctcagtcTGTTAAAGGAAAGGATAAGCTGGAGAAACTCGACTTAAATG GTAACTGTCTTGGAGAAGATGGCTGCGTAGCTTTAAAAGACGCCATGGAAAGCTTGAACATGGGAGAGATTCTGGGAACACTCAG CGATGATGAGGGAGAGCCTGAAGACgacgaggatgaggatgaagatgacgaCGAGGAAGACTTAGAAGACGTGGATGAAGAGGaattagaggaggaggaggaagaagaagaggaggaggaagaggaacacaGTACCAGCAAG TTTTCCACTCCAGTGTCGGCGCCTCGACCGCCAGACGTCTCGTCCTTCCTCAGCTTCCCGTCCCCAGACAAACTGCTGAAACTGGGAGCCAACAGAGCGCTGCTCATCGAGCAGCAG gtgGACGTTTCAGACGCTCCAAAAACAGCCGAAGCCTTCCTCAAGATTGCGTCTGTGTACAAGGAAGAAAACAGAGATGTTAAGAATGCGGTGCTGGACAGTATTG ATGCTCTTCTGAGGAAAGCTTACAGCACTCCTTCCTTCCAAGGATGCAGCTTCGTATCATCTCTGTTAGTGCTGCTCGGACTCATCAAG agCGAAGACAAAGTCAAGCCCGTGCTCGTGGTCCCTGGACACCTGCACGCTCTGGAGCATGTGGTACAGCAGGATTACTTCCCCGAGCAGAGCGTGGCCGTGCTGGAGGCCTTCATGTCCCGGTAa